The following proteins come from a genomic window of Gimesia chilikensis:
- a CDS encoding ATP-binding protein, whose product MVKYNPRAMMERAVKVMAQSIPERRDDGKISPKVGAVLVDIGEEVPSVPRIMEAYRGELREGDHAEFTLLERKNRDRILDTCILFATLEPCAPGARNPPKMSCAERIVLARIKEIWIGIEDPDPTVAQKGIKYLQDNNVKVNLFDRDLQEIIREENKEFLEQALERAAEAEEAPCKIVLSPLESAAENMQIEDFSRKALKDYRSLAKIKESINSEDFQRRLSRQGLLKSVGEQLVPTGFGTILFGEEPRTAIPQSGLMATIHYPDGTEEVKDFDGPQVLVPGETIKWLKDKLPNIIDRSDAVRTQKNDQFFELIREGIVNALVHRDYAIAGAKCQLIVSQNKIEIHSPGKPIKPITFEQMNSFDAPMLSRNPILHYVFAKMDLAEERGLGLKSLKQKTQLAGLPLPKYSWTNPYLVLTLFPNVAASIASLPPEIQDELSSLELEGWKWLTTQGRTNSTDYAKKFGIDSRNARRHLNHFIKLGLVQKTGLARATEYVVLQDRTLEK is encoded by the coding sequence ATGGTTAAATATAACCCCCGTGCAATGATGGAGCGGGCAGTCAAAGTAATGGCTCAATCCATTCCTGAGCGTCGTGATGATGGGAAAATTTCTCCCAAAGTTGGTGCCGTTCTCGTCGATATTGGTGAAGAAGTTCCATCAGTTCCAAGAATAATGGAAGCCTATCGAGGGGAATTACGAGAAGGAGATCACGCAGAGTTTACCCTGCTAGAACGGAAGAATCGAGATCGAATTCTTGATACTTGCATACTCTTCGCCACTCTCGAACCCTGTGCACCAGGTGCCCGTAATCCTCCGAAAATGAGTTGTGCAGAACGCATCGTATTGGCAAGAATCAAAGAAATATGGATTGGAATCGAAGACCCCGATCCAACTGTCGCTCAGAAAGGAATCAAATACCTACAAGACAATAATGTCAAAGTGAATTTGTTTGATCGTGATTTGCAGGAGATCATTCGTGAAGAAAATAAAGAGTTTCTTGAGCAAGCTCTTGAACGTGCTGCCGAGGCAGAAGAAGCTCCTTGTAAAATAGTTCTTTCTCCTTTGGAGTCAGCAGCAGAGAATATGCAAATCGAAGATTTTTCTCGAAAAGCTCTGAAAGACTATCGCTCGCTGGCAAAAATTAAAGAGTCCATCAATTCCGAAGACTTTCAACGCAGGTTGTCTCGCCAAGGATTATTAAAGTCGGTCGGCGAACAATTAGTCCCAACCGGTTTTGGAACAATTCTATTCGGTGAAGAACCGAGGACGGCAATTCCACAATCAGGTTTGATGGCAACAATTCACTATCCAGATGGCACAGAAGAAGTCAAAGATTTTGACGGCCCTCAAGTTCTTGTCCCTGGCGAAACAATTAAATGGCTGAAGGACAAACTGCCGAACATTATTGATCGCTCTGATGCTGTCCGCACTCAAAAGAATGATCAGTTCTTTGAGCTGATTCGCGAAGGAATTGTCAATGCTCTCGTGCACCGAGATTACGCCATTGCCGGTGCAAAATGCCAACTTATCGTCTCTCAGAATAAGATAGAAATTCACAGCCCTGGCAAACCAATTAAGCCAATCACCTTCGAACAAATGAATTCATTCGATGCTCCCATGCTCAGTCGTAACCCCATTCTGCACTATGTATTTGCAAAAATGGATCTGGCAGAGGAACGTGGGCTTGGTCTCAAATCGTTGAAACAGAAAACGCAACTGGCAGGACTACCATTACCAAAGTATTCTTGGACCAATCCATACCTGGTTCTCACACTATTTCCAAATGTGGCTGCCAGCATCGCATCATTACCGCCTGAAATTCAAGACGAATTGAGTTCTCTTGAACTTGAGGGATGGAAGTGGCTGACAACTCAAGGACGCACGAACTCTACCGACTATGCAAAGAAATTTGGAATTGACTCGCGCAATGCCCGCAGACATTTGAATCACTTTATCAAACTTGGGCTTGTGCAGAAAACAGGCTTAGCTCGTGCAACGGAATATGTGGTACTACAAGACAGAACGCTGGAAAAGTAA